From Methylopila sp. M107, a single genomic window includes:
- a CDS encoding DNA cytosine methyltransferase, with protein sequence MRVRAVDLFCGVGGMGCGLRRAGFRLVASYDSNPRALKVHNANLKAAPFGKLFPDNRPADLGDLLALAPRIAELQPDIIVGGPPCQDFSAVGKRIEGQRAGLTVAFAVIVATARPAWFLIENVRQAYPSKSYARARAILARSGYGFTEVLLDASLFGVPQKRKRFFSIGRLGEQDGFLFSALNDAEAKRPMTIRDALGGDVGVHPGGDHPPHVRAFFLRPYSEKRGVRSIDDPAPTLLRSAHEAVAPSYRPHKADLGPAERIPKLPWSALSRLHGFPPDWDWLDTRKSRERMLMIANAVPPPLAEAIGRVIMAREKGESIPAIEEDYGRWLIKQEGLQGPALRNRRSALNRARRLLGGRALADIDAELALLERAPSFAALATGAKSDIRAALRSHATWRASRVPPPLEVHLPAPQPTRRAFGPRPVPPAEAPVETAPI encoded by the coding sequence GTGCGTGTGAGAGCTGTCGATCTGTTCTGCGGGGTCGGAGGCATGGGATGTGGCCTCCGCAGAGCCGGATTCAGGCTCGTCGCCTCATACGACTCGAACCCGAGAGCGCTGAAAGTGCACAACGCCAACCTGAAGGCGGCACCTTTCGGTAAGCTCTTCCCCGACAACCGACCGGCAGACCTCGGCGATCTGCTGGCGCTCGCGCCACGCATCGCGGAGCTTCAACCTGACATCATTGTCGGCGGTCCGCCGTGCCAGGATTTTTCGGCCGTGGGGAAGCGGATCGAGGGTCAGCGCGCCGGCCTGACGGTCGCCTTCGCGGTCATCGTCGCCACGGCCCGGCCCGCATGGTTCCTGATCGAGAATGTCCGCCAAGCCTACCCATCGAAAAGCTACGCGCGGGCGCGGGCGATACTGGCGCGGTCGGGCTATGGCTTTACCGAGGTGCTGCTCGACGCGAGCCTGTTCGGCGTCCCGCAGAAGCGAAAGAGGTTCTTCTCGATCGGACGGCTGGGAGAACAGGATGGGTTCCTTTTCTCCGCCCTCAATGATGCCGAAGCCAAGCGGCCGATGACGATCCGGGACGCCCTCGGCGGCGACGTGGGGGTCCATCCCGGCGGGGATCATCCGCCTCACGTCCGGGCGTTCTTCCTGCGACCCTACTCAGAGAAGCGGGGCGTCAGGTCCATCGACGATCCTGCACCCACGCTGCTCCGATCGGCACATGAGGCCGTCGCGCCCAGCTACCGGCCCCACAAGGCCGACCTCGGGCCGGCCGAGAGGATTCCAAAGCTCCCGTGGTCGGCCCTCTCACGACTGCACGGCTTCCCGCCGGACTGGGACTGGCTCGACACTAGGAAGTCCCGCGAGCGGATGCTCATGATCGCCAACGCCGTGCCACCCCCGCTGGCCGAGGCGATCGGCAGGGTCATCATGGCCCGCGAGAAGGGTGAGAGCATCCCCGCCATCGAGGAGGATTACGGCCGCTGGCTGATCAAGCAGGAAGGGCTGCAAGGACCGGCGCTGCGGAACCGCCGGAGTGCTCTTAACCGGGCGCGGCGGCTGCTTGGCGGTCGGGCGCTCGCCGACATCGACGCCGAGCTCGCCCTTCTCGAACGGGCGCCATCGTTCGCGGCGCTCGCCACGGGGGCCAAGTCGGACATCCGCGCTGCGCTGCGGTCGCACGCCACTTGGCGCGCCAGCAGAGTGCCACCTCCCCTCGAAGTGCACCTCCCTGCGCCCCAGCCGACACGGCGGGCTTTCGGGCCGCGCCCCGTGCCGCCTGCGGAAGCCCCTGTGGAAACCGCGCCGATTTAA